A single region of the Pyricularia oryzae 70-15 chromosome 4, whole genome shotgun sequence genome encodes:
- a CDS encoding pantothenate transporter liz1 — MVAENNDPKMAGAPDADPDHSTKHAASQPDHVENVGAAATKPIAAVGAMENNDDAKAPPSASSATPAAPETAKKSLWWAWVYMFDWYPKHYPEEERKFLRKLDCFLLTFTCVAFFLKWLDQSNINNAYVSGMKEELGLYGNEYSLFGAFYNVGYIICQVPAMLILSRPRLSRYFLPTMEVLWSILTFAQSRLRSAADIYGTRFLLGLLETPVASGSLFIMSSWYKPEELFKRTGVWFVSNNIGVIMGGYLQAAAYTNLNGVGGMSGWRWLFVIDGCISLPLSVLGYFIFPGMPTSSKPWWMTEEQHAMGQRRMRDVGVEEPKRLSVKTFKTLLANRRWQWYGLGVLAYVLFLSSSYPHGQMALWLKDQATKHGTYTVPQINTIPTGAQGVSVVTAVLATSLCMVYPTWAVFTAVQCLFLFANILLMVWYIPDGLKFFAYYLLGISAAITPILVPTVNYWLKDSAEARAVCTGSMLTFGFAIQSFYPITVFPVVEAPQWKKGYIVNFCFIVGCWASLCTGFYMYNRHQKSLEALREADREADKVKGDDD, encoded by the exons ATGGTGGCCGAAAACAACGACCCCAAGATGGCGGGAGCTCCCGACGCTGATCCTGACCATAGCACTAAACATGCTGCATCTCAACCCGACCATGTTGAGAATGTTGGAGCGGCCGCAACAAAGCCGATAGCAGCTGTCGGTGCCATGGAGAACAATGACGACGCGAAAGCACCACCATCGGCCAGCTCAGCCACCCCAGCGGCGCCGGAAACTGCAAAGAAGTCGCTCTGGTGGGCGTGGGTGTACATGTTTGACTGGTACCCCAAGCACTACCCGGAAGAGGAGCGCAAGTTCCTGCGCAAGCTCGACTGCTTCCTGCTGACCTTTACATGCGTGGCCTTCTTCCTCAAGTGGCTAGACCAGAGCAACATCAACAACGCGTACGTGTCGGGGATGAAGGAGGAGCTGGGGCTGTACGGCAACGAGTACTCGCTGTTTGGCGCCTTTTACAACGTCGGCTACATCATCTgccaggtgcccgcgatgctgATCCTGTCGCGGCCGAGGCTGTCCCGCTACTTCCTCCCGACGATGGAGGTGCTGTGGAGCATCCTGACCTTTGCCCAGTCGAGGCTGCGGTCGGCGGCGGACATCTACGGCACGAGGTTCCTGCTGGGACTGCTCGAGACGCCCGTCGCGTCGGGCTCGCTCTTCATCATGAGCAGCTGGTACAAGCCCGAGGAGCTGTTCAAGCGCACGGGGGTGTGGTTCGTCAGCAACAACATCGGCGTCATCATGGGCGGGTACCTGCAGGCGGCGGCCTACACCAACCTCAACGGCGTCGGGGGGATGTCGGGGTGGAGGTGGCTGTTTGTCATTGACGGCTGCATCTCGCTGCCGCTCTCGGTGCTGGGATATTTCATCTTCCCGGGAATGCCGACCAGCAGCAAGCCCTGGTGGATGACGGAGGAGCAGCACGCCATGGGCCAGCGGAGGATGCGCGACGTCGGCGTCGAGGAGCCCAAGAGGCTGTCGGTCAAGACGTTCAAGACGCTGCTGGCCAACAGGAGGTGGCAGTGGTACGGGTTGGGGGTGCTGGCGTACGTCTTGTTCCTGTCGAGCAGCTACCCGCACGGCCAGATGGCGCTGTGGCTCAAGGACCAGGCCACCAAGCACGGCACGTACACGGTGCCGCAGATCAACACCATCCCGACGGGGGCGCAGGGCGTGTCGGTGGTCACGGCCGTGTTGGCCACGTCGTTGTGCATGGTGTATCCGACCTGGGCAGTGTTTACCGCCGTGCAGtgcttgtttttgtttgcgAACATCCTGTTGATGGTTTGGTATATCCCTGACGGGTTGAAGT TCTTTGCCTACTACCTCCTTGGCATCAGCGCAGCAATCACACCAATTCTGGTACCAACTGTCAACTACTGGCTGAAAGACAGCGCAG AGGCCCGCGCAGTCTGCACAGGGTCCATGCTGACATTCGGCTTTGCCATCCAATCCTTCTACCCCATCACCGTGTTTCCGGTCGTGGAGGCGCCGCAGTGGAAGAAGGGCTACATTGTCAACTTTTGCTTCATCGTAGGCTGCTGGGCCTCACTCTGCACCGGGTTTTATATGTATAATCGCCATCAAAAGAGCTTGGAGGCGCTGCGTGAAGCGGATCGGGAGGCAGACAAGGTCAAGGGGGATGAtgattaa
- a CDS encoding ribosome biogenesis protein Kri1 — protein sequence MGGSTTKKRSRSTSSDSLDQVEVNEKSGKKSLFDEGDSSDDSSSGSDDDSEEGGAKLEEASGSFKINEEYARRFEHNKKREERQRLEEKHGRALANQDDEESDSEDETEDEEGFLATEDLDAEISATLQALRNKDPKIYDSNVSFYTPIDEATAAAAASKNSKDKPMTLKDYHQERYMKGDVGADFDEDSKAPPPRTYAQEQDDLKKDFIKEVKALTKDDSDDDSDGEDFLKRKSKPDQPASSNGVHPSRAAQVKTVTEADVANADKDPELFLSNFMASRAWAPPEGNRWEAFESDEEDADNANMAEEFENAYNMRFEDPEKSNEVLQSYSRTLVAAKTVRREETKGRKRQRELEKERKEAEKQERREERARLKRLKLEEAEEKLKKIKKAAGLHNKTLKEEQWAKLLDDAWDDDKWESEMQKQFGDDYYAEEEVGDVSSDEEAESSSKKRKPKKPKWDDDIDIKDIIPDFDDSVPPTVRLSDDEDNQEADQDDAEDGVGEEEDDDDEANPSKKRKTSKDHKKDRIAAQRAARQERAKLEALVEQKMELDDPTALASSSKKHKATGGGGFRYRETSPNSFGLTPRDILLAPSDAVLNEYAGLKKLATFRDPEKKRKDKKRLGKKARLRQWRRENFGREFEESGPTFGFDGAVAAAEGGGAVEHKSHKGKDKGKGKAKAEGEDDEKKSKKRKRSKGTKTEAST from the exons ATGGGTGGCTCAACAACCAAAAAGCGCTCTCGTAGTACGAGCAGCGATTCTCTCGATCAGGTCGAGGTCAACGAAAAGTCAGGAAAGAAGAGTCTCTTCGATGAAGGAGATTCCTCCGACGACTCAAGTTCCGGCAGTGATGACGATTCTGAGGAAGGGGGCGCGAAGCTAGAAGAGGCTTCGGGGTCATTCAAGATCAATGAGGAGTATGCGAGGAGATTTGAGCACAACAAGAAGCGGGAAGAACGTCAACGAC TCGAAGAAAAGCACGGCCGAGCTCTTGCAAACCAAGATGACGAAGAGTCTGACTCTGAGGACGAAacggaggacgaggaaggtTTCCTAGCCACCGAGGACCTCGACGCGGAAATCTCAGCTACCCTGCAAGCCCTCCGGAACAAGGACCCCAAGATTTACGACAGCAATGTTTCATTTTACACACCGATCGATGAGGCCaccgcagccgcagccgccTCGAAGAACTCCAAGGACAAGCCCATGACGCTCAAGGACTACCACCAAGAGAGATACATGAAGGGCGACGTCGGCGCAGACTTTGACGAGGACTCGAAAGCACCGCCGCCACGAACCTATGCACAGGAACAAGACGACCTCAAAAAGGACTTCATCAAGGAGGTCAAGGCCCTAACGAAGGACGACTCGGACGACGACAGTGACGGCGAGGACTTCCTGAAGCGCAAGTCCAAGCCCGACCAGCCCGCTTCCTCAAATGGTGTGCATCCTTCTCGCGCCGCTCAAGTCAAGACCGTCACCGAGGCCGACGTGGCCAACGCTGACAAGGACCCGGAGCTGTTCCTCTCAAACTTCATGGCCTCTAGAGCGTGGGCACCCCCAGAGGGGAACCGGTGGGAGGCCTTTGAgtcggacgaggaggatgccGACAACGCAAACATGGCCGAGGAGTTTGAGAATGCTTACAACATGAGGTTCGAGGACCCCGAGAAGAGCAACGAGGTCCTGCAGTCGTACTCGCGAACGCTCGTCGCGGCCAAGACCGTGAGGAGGGAAGAGACCAAGGGCAGAAAGCGGCAGCGTGAGCTCGAGAAGGAGCGCAAGGAGGCGGAGAAGCAGGAGAGGCGGGAGGAGCGTGCCCGCCTGAAGCGGCTCAAACTTGAGGAGGCGGAGGAGAAGCTCAAAAAGATCAAGAAGGCCGCGGGCCTGCACAACAAGACGCTCAAGGAGGAGCAATGGGCGAAACTGCTCGACGATGCCTGGGACGACGACAAATGGGAGTCCGAGATGCAGAAGCAGTTTGGCGATGATTATTACGCAGAGGAGGAGGTTGGCGATGTTAGCTCGGACGAAGAGGCCGAAAGCTCGTCCAAAAAGCGCAAGCCCAAGAAGCCGAAATGGGATGACGATATCGATATCAAGGATATTATTCCCGATTTCGACGACTCAGTACCGCCCACAGTACGCCTATCTGATGACGAAGACAACCAAGAGGCAGATCAGGACGACGCTGAAGATGGAGttggggaggaggaggacgacgacgacgaggcgaACCCCTCCAAGAAGCGCAAGACGTCAAAAGACCACAAAAAGGACCGCATCGCCGCACAGCGCGCCGCCCGCCAGGAGCGCGCCAAGctcgaggccctggtggagCAAAAGATGGAGCTCGACGACCCGACGGCGCTCGCCTCGTCGTCCAAGAAGCACAAGGcgacgggcggcggcgggttcCGGTACCGCGAGACGTCGCCCAACTCGTTCGGTCTGACGCCGCGCGACATTTTGCTCGCGCCCTCGGACGCCGTCCTCAACGAGTACGCCGGCCTCAAGAAGCTGGCCACCTTCCGTGACCCCGAAAAGAAGcgcaaggacaagaagcgcCTGGGAAAGAAGGCGCGCCTCCGCCAGTGGCGTCGCGAGAACTTTGGTCGCGAGTTCGAGGAGAGCGGCCCCACCTTTGGTTTCGATGGGGCTGTCGCTGCCGCagagggcggcggcgccgtcgagCACAAAAGCCACAAGGGCAAGGATAAAGGAAAgggcaaggccaaggccgagGGCGAGGATGACGAGAAGAAGAGCAAGAAGCGAAAGAGGTCCAAGGGGACCAAGACTGAGGCGTCGACataa
- a CDS encoding vacuolar protein sorting-associated protein 21 has product MADGAAKPSSSVKLVLLGEAAVGKSSLVLRFVNNDFQENKEPTIGAAFLTQKCNLPARTIKFEIWDTAGQERFASLAPMYYRNAQAALVVYDLTKPTSLIKAKHWVAELQRQASPGIVIALVGNKLDLTSDGGDASGGGDDDGDAEGAGDDSGDARKIPTEEAKAYAEEEGLLFFETSAKTGFNVTEVFTAIANAIPETSLKSARGAGAGAGAGRSGEQQSVSLNGPRDVEGKDGCAC; this is encoded by the exons ATGGCCGACGGAGCCGCCAAacccagcagcagcgtcaAGCTGGTGCTGCTCGGTGAAGCTGCAGTGGGAAAG TCATCACTTGTGCTGAGGTTTGTCAACAACGACTTTCAAGAGAACAAGGAGCCGACGATAGGGG CTGCCTTTCTGACCCAAAAATGCAACCTGCCGGCCCGGACCATCAAGTTTGAAATATGGGACACGGCGGGACAAGAACGTTTCGCCTCGCTGGCGCCCATGTACTACCGTAACGCACAGGCCGCTCTCGTTGTTTACGACCTAACGAAGCCGACATCACTGATCAAAGCCAAGCACTGGGTCGCCGAGCTGCAGCGCCAAGCATCGCCGGGCATCGTGATTGCGCTCGTCGGCAACAAGCTCGACTTGACGAGCGACGGTGGCGATGCATCCGGTGGTGGAGATGACGATGGTGATGCCGAAGGTGCGGGCGACGACTCGGGCGACGCCCGCAAGATACCGACggaggaggccaaggcgTACGCCGAGGAGGAAGGGCTGTTGTTCTTCGAGACCAGTGCTAAGACGGGATTCAACGTCACCGAGGTCTTTACGGCGATTGCCAACGCAATCCCGGAGACGTCGCTCAAGAGCGCGAGGGGCgctggtgccggtgccggtgcaGGTCGCAGTGGCGAGCAGCAGAGCGTCAGCCTAAATGGCCCACGGGATGTGGAGGGCAAGGATGGATGCGCGTGTTGA